A single window of Vibrio alfacsensis DNA harbors:
- the ccoN gene encoding cytochrome-c oxidase, cbb3-type subunit I, whose translation MSQVKQLEQNYNYTVVRQFTLVTILWGIVGMAVGVLIAAQLVWPQLNFDTPWLTYSRLRPLHTNAVIFAFGTSALFATSYYVVQRTCQTRLFGGPLVAFTFWGWQAIILAAAITLPLGFTSGKEYAELEWPIDIAIAIVWVSYAVVFFGTLIKRNTSHIYVANWFFGAFIITVAVLHIVNSMAIPVALGKSYSIYSGAVDAMVQWWYGHNAVGFLLTAGFLGMMYYFVPKQAERPVYSYRLSIVHFWALVSLYIWAGPHHLHYTALPDWTQSLGMVMSLVLFAPSWGGMINGIMTLSGAWHKLRYDPILRFLIVSLSFYGMSTFEGPMMSIKTVNALSHYTDWTIGHVHSGALGWVAMVSIGSVYHLVPRLFGQERMYSVSLINVHFWLATIGTVLYIVAMWISGVMQGLMWRAVNSDGTLTYSFVESVEASYPFYFVRFLGGFIFLFGMFLMAYNTYKTVTAPKESLKAIPQPA comes from the coding sequence ATGAGCCAAGTAAAGCAGCTTGAACAAAACTACAACTATACAGTCGTTCGCCAATTTACCCTTGTGACCATTTTATGGGGCATAGTTGGTATGGCTGTTGGTGTTTTGATTGCCGCTCAATTAGTTTGGCCACAGCTAAACTTTGATACGCCGTGGTTGACGTACAGTCGTTTACGTCCACTGCATACTAATGCGGTAATTTTTGCGTTTGGTACCAGTGCTCTGTTCGCAACATCTTATTATGTTGTGCAGCGTACCTGTCAAACACGTCTTTTTGGTGGCCCACTCGTTGCCTTCACCTTTTGGGGATGGCAAGCAATCATCTTAGCCGCAGCAATTACTTTACCTTTGGGTTTTACGTCCGGTAAGGAATATGCTGAGCTAGAATGGCCTATTGATATCGCGATCGCGATTGTATGGGTTTCCTACGCTGTGGTGTTCTTCGGAACACTGATTAAGCGTAATACGTCCCATATTTATGTGGCTAACTGGTTCTTCGGTGCCTTTATTATCACAGTAGCAGTACTTCACATCGTGAACAGTATGGCTATTCCTGTTGCACTAGGTAAATCTTATTCGATTTATTCTGGCGCCGTGGATGCAATGGTTCAATGGTGGTATGGACACAATGCAGTAGGGTTTCTACTCACTGCTGGTTTCCTAGGTATGATGTATTACTTTGTCCCTAAACAAGCTGAACGTCCTGTTTATTCTTACCGTCTGTCTATCGTTCACTTTTGGGCATTAGTTTCTTTGTATATTTGGGCTGGTCCTCACCATCTTCATTATACCGCGCTACCTGACTGGACACAGTCTCTAGGCATGGTGATGTCATTGGTTCTATTCGCACCATCTTGGGGTGGCATGATCAACGGTATCATGACGTTATCTGGTGCATGGCATAAACTTCGCTACGACCCTATCCTACGTTTCCTTATCGTTTCATTGTCATTCTACGGTATGTCGACTTTCGAAGGTCCTATGATGTCGATCAAGACAGTAAACGCACTATCGCACTATACAGACTGGACAATTGGTCACGTTCACTCAGGTGCTCTAGGTTGGGTTGCTATGGTTTCCATTGGCTCTGTATACCACCTAGTTCCTCGTCTATTTGGTCAAGAGCGCATGTATTCGGTTAGCCTAATCAATGTTCACTTCTGGCTAGCGACTATCGGTACGGTTCTTTACATTGTCGCAATGTGGATCTCTGGTGTAATGCAAGGATTAATGTGGCGCGCAGTTAACTCTGACGGCACGCTAACTTACAGCTTTGTTGAATCTGTAGAAGCATCTTACCCGTTCTATTTCGTACGTTTCCTAGGTGGTTTCATCTTCCTATTTGGTATGTTCCTAATGGCATACAACACGTACAAGACGGTAACAGCGCCTAAAGAAAGCTTAAAAGCTATCCCTCAACCGGCATAA
- a CDS encoding cbb3-type cytochrome oxidase subunit 3: MDFGTIHSIYTVVLFASFIGIVWWAFSKKRKARFEEDANLVFADEEQTTPNNQGVKK; this comes from the coding sequence ATGGATTTCGGTACAATTCATAGTATTTATACCGTGGTGCTCTTCGCTAGTTTTATTGGCATCGTTTGGTGGGCATTTAGCAAAAAGCGTAAGGCTCGCTTTGAAGAAGATGCCAACTTGGTGTTTGCTGACGAAGAACAAACGACCCCAAATAACCAAGGAGTGAAGAAGTAA
- a CDS encoding FixH family protein, which produces MVKPWYKQFWPWFLIILPLTVIVWTIVTVVVFANNSVSLVAEDYYKKGKGINIDISKMNVARDLGLNASVSSNDNNIIIAFAKGNLPHYPALTATFTHRTLPDRDFTKLLTADAKGNYRFTQEQSIQGPWFVELQPHNNEWMIQGRVEFPALPTTLMK; this is translated from the coding sequence ATGGTAAAGCCTTGGTATAAACAATTTTGGCCGTGGTTCCTGATCATCCTGCCTCTTACCGTGATTGTATGGACGATCGTTACAGTGGTCGTATTCGCCAATAACTCAGTATCTTTGGTCGCCGAGGATTACTATAAAAAAGGAAAAGGGATTAACATCGACATCAGTAAAATGAATGTCGCTCGAGATCTTGGTCTTAATGCAAGCGTCTCCTCTAATGACAACAATATTATTATTGCCTTTGCGAAAGGCAACTTGCCCCACTACCCAGCGTTAACCGCAACGTTTACCCATCGTACCTTGCCTGACCGTGATTTCACTAAGTTGTTAACGGCGGATGCAAAAGGCAATTATCGTTTTACACAGGAACAATCGATACAAGGACCTTGGTTTGTGGAGCTACAACCTCACAATAATGAGTGGATGATCCAAGGACGAGTCGAGTTTCCAGCATTACCAACAACATTAATGAAGTAA
- a CDS encoding heavy metal translocating P-type ATPase has protein sequence MCKSCYHCGEDVPANTDFKVEILGEVRDMCCPGCETVAQTIVESGLVSYYQYRTAPAEKADLVPEQLQALIHYDNEDVQSEFVRNNENTSEVTLSLEGVSCAACAWLIEKQVSGVEGLVSIRVNTTTNRALLAWDKTQVRLSELLSVIHKLGYKAAPFEADKQEAAYHQTMKQYLYRLGIAGLATMQVMMLAVALYLEVFGDLEPEFKSYFRWVSLIFATPVLLYSALPFYLNAWRSIRGRTLGMDVPVSIALIFAYVASLVATVTEQGEVFFESISMFTFFLLVGRFLEMRARRKAAAASGNLLKLIPAIATTLDGDQIPVKTLNIGDRIRVLPGEHIPADGKVISGRIHIDESMLTGESVHVVKKIGDAVYAGTLNGDESFELEVTNSKADSMISNIVRLQDEAQHSKPKIAEIADVVARYFVGAILIISAGTWFYWHQTKPDDAFWIMLSVLVATCPCALSLATPTALTCATSRMGNFGILLRKGHVFETLCKINHLVVDKTGTLTKGDIEISETKTFANLNEPEVLSIAAALEAHANHPIARAFSGFSREDITVSDVQNVIGSGIQGNWNSKTVKVGSATFVVGESRAESNAVYLSVDELHVATFYYRDPIRKESKAFIRRFADAGIKTTLLTGDSLQNAQSVANEIGIDNVIASAKPEDKLAYLKGLDKNDITMMVGDGINDAPTLAGAHLSVAMGGGTDVAKASADMTLLGDNLEKLLEARTLAIRTRKIIRENLAWSLGYNLLILPLAVAGLVAPYVAVVGMSASSIIVVSNSLRLLKEK, from the coding sequence ATGTGCAAATCCTGTTATCACTGTGGTGAAGATGTACCAGCCAACACGGATTTCAAAGTCGAAATATTGGGCGAAGTTCGCGATATGTGTTGTCCAGGTTGTGAAACGGTCGCGCAAACTATCGTTGAGAGTGGTCTTGTCTCCTACTACCAATACCGAACAGCACCAGCAGAAAAAGCGGACTTAGTTCCGGAGCAACTTCAAGCTTTGATTCATTACGACAACGAAGACGTTCAATCAGAGTTTGTTCGTAATAATGAAAATACATCTGAAGTCACGCTGTCTCTTGAGGGTGTTTCTTGTGCGGCTTGTGCTTGGCTTATCGAAAAACAAGTTTCTGGAGTTGAAGGGTTGGTATCGATTCGTGTGAATACCACGACTAACCGTGCGCTCCTTGCTTGGGATAAAACACAAGTACGTCTAAGTGAATTGTTGTCCGTCATTCACAAACTGGGCTATAAAGCGGCACCATTTGAAGCGGATAAACAAGAAGCGGCATATCATCAAACCATGAAGCAATACCTCTACCGTCTTGGTATTGCAGGCCTTGCGACAATGCAAGTCATGATGCTTGCTGTTGCGCTCTACCTTGAAGTCTTCGGTGATTTAGAACCAGAGTTTAAAAGCTACTTTCGTTGGGTGAGTTTGATCTTTGCAACGCCCGTCTTACTTTACTCTGCATTGCCGTTTTACTTAAACGCTTGGCGAAGCATTCGTGGACGTACACTCGGCATGGACGTCCCTGTTTCTATCGCGCTCATATTTGCCTACGTGGCGAGTTTAGTTGCAACCGTTACTGAACAAGGTGAAGTATTCTTCGAGTCTATTTCGATGTTTACGTTTTTCCTGTTAGTCGGCCGATTTTTGGAGATGCGCGCTCGCCGTAAAGCTGCAGCGGCAAGCGGAAACCTGTTAAAATTGATTCCCGCCATCGCCACAACATTAGATGGCGATCAAATCCCTGTAAAAACACTCAACATTGGCGATCGAATTCGTGTCCTTCCTGGGGAGCACATCCCTGCTGATGGCAAAGTCATTTCTGGTCGTATTCATATCGATGAATCGATGCTCACAGGGGAATCCGTTCACGTCGTTAAGAAAATTGGTGACGCAGTTTATGCCGGCACATTAAACGGAGATGAGTCCTTTGAATTGGAAGTGACGAATTCGAAAGCAGATTCAATGATCTCGAATATTGTCCGCTTACAAGATGAAGCTCAGCACTCAAAGCCTAAGATCGCTGAAATCGCAGACGTAGTAGCGCGCTATTTTGTTGGTGCCATTCTCATCATTTCTGCCGGAACTTGGTTTTACTGGCATCAAACCAAACCTGATGATGCGTTTTGGATTATGTTGTCTGTTCTTGTCGCGACTTGTCCATGTGCCCTTTCCTTAGCGACACCAACAGCACTGACTTGTGCAACTTCTCGTATGGGCAATTTTGGTATTTTGCTGCGTAAAGGGCATGTGTTTGAGACCTTATGCAAGATAAATCATCTTGTCGTTGATAAGACGGGCACATTGACAAAAGGTGACATTGAAATCAGTGAAACTAAAACCTTTGCCAATTTAAATGAGCCTGAAGTACTTTCCATTGCAGCAGCGCTTGAGGCTCACGCAAACCACCCAATTGCTCGTGCGTTTTCAGGATTTAGTCGAGAAGATATCACCGTCAGTGATGTTCAAAATGTTATTGGTTCTGGCATTCAAGGTAATTGGAATAGCAAGACAGTAAAAGTTGGTAGTGCCACTTTTGTTGTTGGTGAAAGTCGAGCCGAGAGCAACGCTGTATATCTTTCTGTAGATGAACTGCATGTGGCAACTTTCTACTATCGCGATCCGATTCGCAAAGAGAGTAAAGCATTCATACGACGTTTTGCAGATGCTGGAATCAAAACAACACTTCTAACGGGTGATTCATTACAAAACGCACAGTCCGTAGCAAATGAAATCGGCATTGATAATGTGATTGCATCAGCGAAGCCTGAAGACAAACTTGCATATCTTAAAGGATTGGATAAAAACGACATTACGATGATGGTTGGTGATGGTATTAACGATGCACCAACACTTGCAGGAGCTCATCTCTCCGTTGCTATGGGGGGTGGTACTGATGTTGCAAAAGCTTCAGCGGATATGACGTTATTAGGCGATAATTTAGAGAAGTTGTTAGAAGCCCGCACACTTGCCATTCGAACACGAAAAATCATTCGAGAAAACTTGGCTTGGTCTTTAGGGTACAACCTGTTAATTTTGCCATTGGCCGTGGCGGGGTTAGTTGCCCCCTATGTCGCAGTAGTTGGCATGTCAGCGAGCTCTATCATTGTTGTATCCAACTCTTTACGGTTACTTAAAGAGAAGTAA
- the ccoS gene encoding cbb3-type cytochrome oxidase assembly protein CcoS — protein sequence MESLYILIPIAIVLVCVAVAIFLWAVRSDQFEDLERQGHNILLDEDETPNTNKKTNINKNR from the coding sequence ATGGAAAGTCTGTATATATTAATCCCTATTGCCATCGTATTGGTCTGTGTCGCGGTGGCTATTTTCCTTTGGGCGGTCCGTAGTGACCAATTTGAAGATCTTGAACGTCAAGGCCACAATATTCTTCTTGATGAAGACGAAACACCAAACACTAACAAAAAGACAAACATTAATAAAAATCGATAA
- a CDS encoding FNR family transcription factor, which translates to MISEKPATKRIQSGGCAIHCQDCSISQLCIPFTLNESELDQLDQIIERKKPIQKGQELFKAGDELKSLYAIRSGTIKSYTITEQGDEQITAFHLAGDLVGFDAITGDCHPSFAQALETSMVCEIPYEILDDLSGKMPKLRQQIMRLMSNEIKGDQEMILLLSKKNAEERLAAFLYNLSTRFSQRGFSPREFRLTMTRGDIGNYLGLTVETISRLLGRFQKSEILSVKGKYITILDHDALMELAGVSKE; encoded by the coding sequence ATGATTTCTGAAAAGCCTGCAACAAAGCGTATCCAATCAGGTGGTTGCGCGATTCATTGCCAAGATTGTAGCATTAGTCAACTGTGTATTCCGTTCACTCTGAACGAATCCGAATTGGATCAGTTGGATCAAATTATCGAGCGAAAAAAGCCGATCCAAAAGGGTCAAGAGCTTTTTAAAGCAGGTGATGAGCTAAAATCTTTATATGCTATCCGCTCTGGTACAATCAAAAGTTATACCATCACTGAGCAAGGCGATGAGCAAATTACAGCGTTTCACTTAGCTGGCGATCTTGTTGGTTTCGATGCGATTACTGGTGACTGCCACCCGAGTTTTGCACAAGCACTAGAAACATCTATGGTGTGTGAAATTCCATACGAAATCTTAGACGACCTGTCAGGTAAAATGCCTAAACTGCGTCAGCAAATCATGCGTTTGATGAGTAACGAGATCAAAGGTGACCAAGAGATGATTCTTTTGCTTTCTAAAAAGAATGCTGAAGAACGTCTAGCGGCTTTCCTATACAACCTATCAACTCGTTTTTCACAACGTGGTTTTAGCCCTCGAGAGTTCCGTTTAACCATGACTCGTGGTGATATTGGTAACTACCTAGGTCTAACGGTAGAGACAATAAGCCGTCTACTTGGTCGTTTCCAAAAATCGGAAATTTTAAGCGTTAAAGGTAAGTACATCACTATCCTCGATCATGATGCATTGATGGAACTTGCTGGTGTAAGCAAAGAATAA
- the uspE gene encoding universal stress protein UspE has product MSIYSKILVVADINNDEQPALARAVQLARKSVSRSRITFFLSIYDFSYDMTSMLSVDERDAMRRGVIHQREQWMRKIAQPYLEDGFDFDVCVVWHNRPYEAIIAEVFAGDHDILIKGTRKHDVLESVIFTPTDWHLLRKCPIPVLLIKNSDWPEHANILASVHVGSENPTHIDLNDSMVERLKEITNRLDAEPYLVNAYPVTPANITIELPEFDPTTYTDAVRGHHLTAMKALRQKHGLDEEQTIVEQGLPEDIIPATAAKLNAAMVILGTTGRTGLSAVFIGNTAEHVIDKINCDVLALKPNGYISPLDPNTAT; this is encoded by the coding sequence ATGAGTATATACAGTAAGATCCTTGTTGTTGCTGACATCAATAATGATGAACAGCCTGCACTCGCCAGAGCCGTTCAGCTCGCACGAAAAAGTGTCTCTAGAAGCCGAATCACTTTTTTCCTATCTATCTACGATTTCTCGTACGATATGACTTCGATGCTGTCGGTTGACGAGAGAGACGCAATGCGTCGTGGGGTAATACATCAACGTGAGCAATGGATGCGTAAAATTGCTCAACCTTATTTAGAAGATGGTTTCGATTTTGATGTTTGTGTTGTTTGGCACAACCGCCCTTATGAAGCAATTATCGCCGAAGTGTTTGCCGGCGACCACGATATCCTAATTAAAGGGACTCGAAAGCACGATGTTCTTGAGTCGGTTATCTTTACACCAACTGATTGGCATTTATTACGCAAGTGCCCGATCCCTGTACTTCTTATCAAAAATTCAGATTGGCCAGAGCACGCTAATATTCTTGCTTCCGTGCACGTTGGTTCTGAGAACCCTACGCATATCGACTTAAATGATTCAATGGTAGAGCGACTCAAAGAAATCACTAATCGACTGGACGCTGAACCTTACTTGGTTAACGCCTACCCTGTTACGCCTGCTAACATTACGATCGAATTACCTGAGTTCGACCCAACCACATATACAGATGCGGTTCGTGGGCATCATCTAACAGCAATGAAAGCGCTTCGTCAAAAGCACGGCTTAGATGAAGAGCAAACCATCGTAGAGCAAGGTTTACCAGAAGACATTATTCCCGCAACAGCAGCTAAACTTAATGCCGCAATGGTGATTCTTGGGACGACGGGTCGTACCGGTCTATCAGCAGTCTTTATTGGTAATACGGCTGAACATGTGATTGATAAGATCAATTGCGACGTACTTGCGTTAAAACCAAATGGGTATATCAGCCCACTTGATCCAAATACCGCGACATAA